One genomic window of Agrobacterium vitis includes the following:
- a CDS encoding ABC transporter substrate-binding protein encodes MSSEINRRRFLQGTVGAAAAAGFMQMNPDFFISSAFAQSGKTMTFLSAENITGNWDPTAHTTLSQKNIEGFVMGFLTRSPMKLDNPGEVVYELATDIKLLDAHRLQIKLRQGITFHDGKPFKAEDVKATLEYGSRADRPAQWYPGPTETLTIETPDDYTVIIDTSKGGYPAHLFIFLASFLPMMSAKDVAGGPGGVLSQRLNGTGPFKFVEQRGNDTVMAAFDGYFKGKPGIPGINFTFTGDSTTRMLSLMNGQASIVERLEPEQVATLKGNPQIAINEVVSVENKYLWFRCSKPPFNDPRVRLAACHAIDRDMILEVLGSAGHASSNFVSPVKFGYIDLENYPKYDPEKCQALLAEAGFPNGKGLPPLEYITSVGFYPKTKEYGEVLTGMLNEQGFPVSLTVLEPAAWKEQLYDRPGGGPGHMVDCGWSTASPEPDLVLRTHFHSSSKRICGIVDKDIDASLDKERNAANLEERKKVLQSETMPLIASKMPALSLFTSVMIHAMQKEFKEGLYIYPDGSMDASKPAA; translated from the coding sequence ACTTCTTCATTTCCTCCGCCTTTGCCCAGTCGGGCAAGACCATGACGTTTCTCTCTGCCGAAAACATCACCGGCAACTGGGACCCGACGGCCCACACGACGCTCTCGCAGAAAAATATCGAGGGTTTCGTCATGGGTTTCCTGACGCGCTCACCGATGAAGCTCGATAATCCCGGCGAGGTAGTCTACGAGCTGGCAACCGACATCAAGCTGCTGGATGCACATCGGTTGCAGATCAAGCTGCGGCAGGGCATCACTTTTCATGATGGCAAGCCGTTCAAGGCCGAAGATGTCAAGGCAACTTTGGAATATGGCTCGAGGGCCGATCGTCCGGCCCAATGGTATCCAGGACCGACCGAAACCCTGACCATCGAAACACCGGACGACTACACTGTCATTATCGACACGTCCAAGGGTGGTTATCCGGCCCATCTCTTCATCTTCCTCGCCTCTTTCCTTCCAATGATGTCGGCAAAGGACGTGGCAGGTGGCCCGGGTGGGGTTCTCTCTCAACGCTTGAATGGCACAGGACCGTTCAAATTCGTTGAGCAGCGCGGCAATGACACGGTAATGGCTGCTTTCGATGGCTATTTCAAAGGCAAGCCAGGCATTCCCGGCATCAACTTTACTTTCACTGGCGATTCCACCACGCGTATGCTGTCGCTGATGAATGGTCAGGCTTCGATTGTCGAGCGTCTGGAGCCGGAACAGGTGGCAACCTTGAAAGGCAATCCGCAAATCGCCATCAACGAGGTGGTTTCGGTTGAAAACAAATATCTTTGGTTCCGGTGCTCCAAGCCACCTTTCAACGATCCGCGCGTCCGGCTGGCAGCTTGCCACGCCATCGACCGTGACATGATCCTCGAAGTACTCGGATCAGCAGGCCATGCGTCGTCCAACTTCGTATCGCCGGTCAAGTTCGGCTATATCGATCTGGAGAATTATCCGAAATACGATCCAGAAAAGTGCCAGGCACTGCTGGCGGAAGCTGGCTTTCCAAACGGTAAGGGCTTGCCGCCCTTGGAATATATTACCTCGGTTGGGTTCTATCCCAAGACCAAGGAATATGGCGAGGTGCTGACAGGCATGCTGAACGAACAGGGCTTCCCCGTCAGCCTGACCGTGCTGGAGCCTGCCGCATGGAAAGAGCAATTGTACGATCGCCCAGGTGGCGGCCCCGGTCATATGGTCGATTGCGGCTGGTCAACGGCATCACCGGAGCCCGATCTTGTTCTGCGAACGCACTTCCATTCAAGCTCCAAGCGCATTTGCGGCATTGTCGACAAGGACATTGATGCAAGCCTCGATAAGGAGCGCAATGCGGCAAACCTGGAAGAACGCAAAAAAGTTCTGCAATCCGAAACGATGCCTTTGATCGCTTCGAAAATGCCGGCCCTTTCGCTGTTCACCTCTGTCATGATCCACGCCATGCAAAAGGAGTTCAAGGAAGGCCTCTACATCTATCCTGACGGGTCCATGGACGCTTCAAAGCCCGCTGCATGA
- a CDS encoding ABC transporter permease → MFALNFLVRRLFQGAIIIFLVSLLIFTLLRVVPGDPVRMMAGGMAPEALIEKIAKDMGLRDPILVQFGRYMSGVVQGDLGESFVRPANGAATGGSSFNDTTRGERAKVFTLIFDALPMTLQLAAVTLVIALVFSSIVGVAGGLAPGRWPDKLAFYISSIFISLPNFWLGIVLALLFSVKLGWLPAIGYQGFAYTILPAIVLAVELAPVLIRTLVSSVSAQMMEPYVSVGRVRGLSNTRIIANHALRNASVPLLNLLGVQFSSLLGGVIIVEYIFDYPGLGLLTINAVLQRDFPLIQGIAIVTSAIFVLINILVDLVATTIDPRLEY, encoded by the coding sequence ATGTTCGCATTGAATTTCCTCGTCAGACGGCTGTTTCAGGGTGCGATTATTATTTTTCTGGTGTCGTTGCTGATCTTCACCCTGCTGCGGGTGGTGCCGGGCGATCCCGTGCGCATGATGGCGGGCGGCATGGCTCCTGAAGCCCTGATCGAGAAAATCGCCAAGGATATGGGATTGCGTGATCCGATTCTCGTTCAGTTCGGGCGCTATATGTCTGGCGTGGTGCAGGGTGATCTTGGCGAATCCTTTGTGCGGCCCGCCAATGGCGCGGCAACAGGCGGCTCTAGCTTCAACGATACAACGCGGGGCGAGCGCGCCAAGGTTTTCACCCTGATTTTTGATGCGCTGCCCATGACCTTGCAACTGGCGGCGGTTACGCTTGTGATAGCCCTGGTCTTTTCCAGCATTGTCGGTGTAGCGGGAGGATTGGCACCGGGGCGATGGCCGGACAAGCTTGCCTTCTATATCTCCTCGATCTTCATATCCCTGCCGAATTTCTGGCTCGGAATCGTGCTGGCCTTGCTATTTTCGGTCAAGCTCGGCTGGCTTCCGGCCATCGGCTATCAGGGCTTTGCCTATACCATCCTGCCCGCCATCGTTCTCGCCGTTGAGCTTGCGCCGGTGTTGATCCGCACGCTGGTCAGCTCCGTCTCTGCCCAGATGATGGAGCCTTACGTGTCTGTCGGACGGGTTCGTGGCCTGAGCAATACCCGTATCATTGCCAATCATGCACTGCGCAATGCGTCCGTGCCGCTGCTCAATCTGCTGGGCGTGCAATTTTCCAGTCTGCTCGGCGGCGTGATCATCGTTGAATATATCTTCGACTATCCCGGCCTTGGTCTGCTGACCATCAACGCCGTGCTGCAACGAGATTTTCCGCTGATCCAGGGCATTGCCATCGTCACCAGCGCCATCTTCGTGCTGATCAACATCCTCGTTGATCTTGTTGCCACCACCATTGATCCGAGGCTCGAATACTGA